Within the Stenotrophomonas maltophilia genome, the region CCTTGGCTGCGCCGGATGGGGCGCCGGGCAGCTGGAAAGCGAGCTTTCCGAGAACAGCTGGCTGACCGTGCCGGCCGACGCCGAACTGGTGTTCCAGCTGCCGCTGGAGCAGCGCTGGCAGGGCGCGGCCTCGCGCATCGGCGTGGATCTGTTCCGGCTCACCGATTACAGCGGCCATGTCTGAGCCGGCCGCCCTCCGTCGCGATGGCACCGTGCTCGGCTTCGATGTCGGCGCGCGACGGATCGGCGTGGCCATCGGCAGTGCCTTCGCCGCGCACGCGCGTGCCGTGGCCGTGGTCGACGTGCACGGCAACGGCCCGGACTGGGCGGCGATCGAACGCCTCATCAAGGAATGGAAGCCCGATGGCCTGGTGGTCGGCGATCCGCTGACGCTCGACGGCCAGGACCAACCCAACCGCAAGCGCGCGCAGGGCTTTGCCCGCCAGCTGCGGGAACGATTCAAGCTGCCGGTGGTGATGATCGACGAGCGCTCAAGCTCGGTGGAAGCCGCCCGCCGCTTCGCCGTCGAGCGCGCCGAAGGGCGCAAGCGCCGCCGTGATGCGGCCGCGCTTGATGCGGTGGCTGCGGCGGTGATCATCGACCGCTGGCTGTCCTCGCCGGACGACGCCACTCCCATTCCCTGACTGCACGATTCCCGCCATGACCGCCCAGCAACTCGATGCCTCCGGCCGCCTGCGCCACCTGCTGACTCTTGAGGGCCTGCCCCGCGACACCCTGCTGCAGCTGCTCGACCGCGCGGGGCAGATCCGCGACGCGGCGGTCGGCCGCGTCGGCAACAAGCGGCACGTGCTGGCCGGTTCCGCGGTGTGCACGCTGTTCTTCGAACCGTCCACCCGCACGCGCAGCTCGTTCCAGCTGGCCGCGCAGCGCCTGGGCGCCGACGTGCTGAACTTCGATGCGTCGACCTCGTCCACGCGCAAGGGCGAAACCGCCTGCGACACGCTGCGCAACCTGGAAGCGATGGGCGTGCGCGGTTTCGTGGTGCGCCATCCCGATGATGGTGCCGTGGCCGCCCTGGCCGAAGCGGCGGGCGAGGGCACCGCCCTCGTCAACGCCGGCGATGGGCGCAGTTCGCACCCCACCCAGGGCCTGCTGGACATGCTGACCCTGCGCCAGGCCAAGGGCCCGGATTTCTCGAAGCTGAAGGTGGTGATCGTCGGCGACGTGAAGCACTCGCGCGTGGCCCGCACCGACCTGCACGCACTGCGCACGTTGGGCGTGGGCGAGATCCGCGTGTGTGGCCCGCAGTCGCTGCTGCCGGACGACGAAACCCTGAAGGGCTGCGTGGTGGGCGAGGATTTCGACGCGATGCTGGAAGGGGTCGACGCACTGATGATGCTGCGCCTGCAGCGCGAGCGCATGGAAGAAGGGCTGGTGCCGTCGCTGGAGCAGTATCACGACCAGTACGGCCTGACCCGCGAACGCCTAGCCCGCGCCGGCAAGGACGCCGCGGTGCTGCACCCCGGCCCGATCAACCGCGGCGTGGAAGTGACCGGCGATGTGGCCGATGGCCCACAGTCGTGGGTGCTGCGCCAGGTCGCCAACGGCGTCGCCGTGCGCATGGCCGTGCTGGAAACCCTGCTGGGCTGAACCCCGCTCTGGCAGGTGCCAACCTTGGTTGGCATTGCTGTTGTGGTAGGTGCCAACCTTGGTTGGCACTAGCCCACCCCTGCGAAGGTGATTTCCCTATGTTCAGGGAACATGCGCCGGCCCATGCTCTTCTGCATGAACAGCACCCGCCTCCTGCTAGGCCGTCATTCCCGTGTCGGCCAGAGCTACATACTCACGACGAACGTGCATGGCCGGGCGGCACTGTTCGCCAATGAAGCCGTTGCGGTTGCCGCCATGCAGGAGTTCCAGCGTCTGGATCTGGAAGGTCTGACCCATTCGATCGCCTACGTGGTCATGCCGGATCACGTTCACTGGTTAATGCAGCTGCGCGCGGCATCGCTCGACGTTGTCATGAAGCGCTTCAAGTCGCGTACGGCCGTGCACGCAAACCGGGTACTGGGCAGGGTGGGGCGCTTCTGGCAGTCCTGCTATCACGATCATGCGATCCGCTCTGATGAATCGCTGTTCCGGCACGCAATGTATGTGATGGCGAATCCGATCAGGGCGGGGCTGGCAACGCAGCTGGGTGAGTACCCGCATGCGTGGTGTGAGTGGGAACTCGAAGGTTCCTGTGCCAAGGCGGAGTTCATGGGCGCGGACAGATAGTGCCAACCAAGGTTGGCACCCACCGGAACCTGCCTTCAACCCAGAGTGGCAACTACCAGGAGCTGCAACTCATCGCTTCTGCGCGAACAACCACGCCCACATTGCCGGGTCGGCGTAGGTGGCATCCCAGGCGTTGTGGTTACCTTGCGGATACTCGGTGTAGCGTACGTCGGCGGCGCCGGTGGCCTGGAACGCGGCGTGCAGGCGGCGGTCGTCGTCTGGTGGCACCACATCGTCAAGCGCACCATGGAAGATCCAGATCGGCGTGTGCCGCAGGCGCTGTGCAATCGCGGCATACGGATCGGCTTCGTTGGCGACCTGCTCCACGAACAGGGTCGGCCGCACCGCGCGGGGGGCCAGCACCGCGCCGCAGAGCGGCACGATCGCCGCGAAACGGCGCGGGTCATCCAGTGCGATGTTCCAGCTGCCGTAGCCGCCCATCGACATGCCGGTCAGGTACTGCCGGGCCGGGTCGGCACCGAACTCGGCGAGGGTGGCGTCGAGTGCGGCCAGGGCCACCCGGTTGTTGCGGCCGATCCATTCCTCGTGCCCGGGAACCTGTGGGAACACCACCAGCGCCGGGAAGTCGCGGTGGTCGCGCAGGTACGGGCCGAGCCCGGCGTGGGTCTGCTTCACGCCATCGCCGCCGCGCTCGCCAGAGCCGTGCAGGAACAGGATGACGGGCACATCGACCGGCGCGGCACCCTGCTGCGCCGGACCACGCGGCTGCAGGCCCGCGGGAATGAACACCTGGTAATAGGCCGTCCGGCCATCCACCTTCACCGCACGCGCCTCGAAGCGTCCGTGCGTCCGTTCGGCGGTGCTGGCGCAGCCTCCTGCCATCAGGACCAGCAGCAGCGGCAACCAGCGTGCAAGCAGACGAACCATGAGCGCGTTTCCTGATCTGGAATCGTTTTCATGGTAGTCCAGTCGCGCCTGGCCAGCATCGTGCAGCGCGTCACTCGGGCCGGGGGGCGCTGGCGACGATGTCCAGCTGCTCCTGCGCTTCAGCGTTGCCTTCGGCGGCGGCGGCCCGTACCTGTGCCAGATCCGGGTGCAGCACCACCAGCAGCGGGTTCTCGCACACCGGGCAGTCGTACTCGGTGGCGTCCTCGTCCAGCTCCATCACCATTGCCCGCGAACTGCCCTTCCATTCGCACGCGGCACAGGTATGCAGCTGGTCGCGCCAACCCGGCTGGAAGTAGTTTTCGATCGTGGTTGCCATGGGGTGTTCCAGTGGGAATGGACCCCGCGCCCCGACTGGGGGCAGGGCACAGGTCGGTCAGTGCAGCAGCACCAGGGTGGCCAGGCCGAGGAAGGTGAAGAAGCCCATCGAATCGGTCACGGCGGTCAGGAAAATACCGCTGGCCAAGGCCGGATCGAAGCCGAAACGTTTCAGGGTCAGCGGCACCAGCACACCGGCCAGCGCGGCGAACAGCAGGTTGAAGGTCAGCGCGATGGCGATCACCGCCGACAACCCCGGCGAATGGAACCAGGCCAGCACGATCAGGCCCAGCACGGAACCCAGCAACAGGCCGTTGAGCAGTGCCACCCGCACTTCCTTCCACAGCAGGGTGCGTGCATTGGATGCGCCCACCTGGCCCAGCGCCAGGCCGCGCACCATCAACGCCAGCACCTGCGTGCCTGCGTTGCCGCCGAGGCCGGCGACGATGGGCATGAGCACCGCCAGCGCCACCAGCTTGTCGATCGTGCCTTCGAAGTGACCGACCACGCTGGAGGCGAGGAAGGCGGTACACAGGTTCACCGACAGCCACATCAGGCGACGGCGCATCGCGCGCCACACCGGGCTGAACAGATCCTCGTCCTCGTCCAGGCCGGCGGCGCCCAGCGCCTGGTGCTCGGCCTGGCCACGGATGATGTCGACCACGTCATCGATGGTGATGCGGCCGACCAGAATGTTGTTGTCGTCCACCACCGGCGCGGAAATCCAGTCATGGTCGGAGAACTGGCGGGCGACCTCCTGGTCGCTCTCGCCGACATCGATCGCTGGCTGTTCGTCGTCGATCAACCGGTTGATCGGCGTGGTGTCTTCATGGGTGACCAGCGCTGCAAGCGAGACACGGCCAAGATACTGATGGCGGCGGCTGACCACGAACAGGTGGTCGGTATGGTCCGGAAGTTCGCCGCGCAGGCGCAGGTAGCGCAGCACCACGTCGACGTTGACGTCGGCGCGCACGGTCACCACGTCCGGGTTCATCAGGCGGCCAGCGCTGTCCTCGGGGTAGGACAGGACCTGCTCGAGGCGCTCGCGGTTCTCGCGGTCCATCGACTTGAGGACTTCGTCGATGACCGTGTCCGGCAGGTCCTCGACCAGATCGGCCAGGTCGTCAATGTCCAGGTCTTCGACCGCGGCGATGATCTCGTCCGGGTCCATGTCCGCGAGCAGGCTCTCGCGCACGTCGTCGCCGACGTGGACCAGCACCTCGCCGTCATCTTCCGGATCGACCAGGCCCCACACGACTTCGCGCTTTCCCGGCGGCAGCGATTCGAGCAGGTTGCCGATCTCGGCGGGGGCCAGAGTATTGACCAGGCGACGCACCGGTCCCAGCCGGCCACTGTCCAGTGCATCGGACAGCATCCGCAGTTGGCGCGCAGTCTTGTCGTGGCGTACAGCTTCAGCCATCGCAGCTCCCGCGGGATAAGAAAAGCCGCGATCCTGGCAAGGATGCGGCAACAACGGTGTTCAGCGCGTCATTATCGCAAGGGGATGTTTCAACGCATACCCCGGTGTCTGCGGCCAGCGGGGTCCATGAATTCCGCCGGGCATGGCCCGGCGCTACCGGGAAGGTACACGCGGTGGTGCGCCGGGCCATGCCCGGCGAGCGGGATGCACGGTGGTAGCGCCGGGCCACGCCCGGCGAGCGGGATGCATGCGATGGTAGCGCCGGGCCACGCCCGGCGAGCGGGATGCATGCGATGGTAGCGCCGGGCCACGCCCGGCGAGCGGGATGCATGCGATGGTAGCGCCGGGCACGCCCGGCGAGCGGAATGCACGCGGTGGTAGCGCCGGGCCATGCCCGGCGAGCGGAATGCACGCGGTGGTAGCGCCGGGCCATGCCCGGCGAGCGGAATGCACGCGGTGGTAGCGCCGGGCCACGCCCGGCGAGCGGAATGCACGGTGGTAGCGCCGGGCCATGCCCGGCGAGCGCGCAGCGCGGCCGTCAGGGCGTATCGGCCACCAGTGCCAGCCAGCGCTCGATGCCGCGACGGTCGCGCGCGGCCAGCAGCTTCGGAGCGCGGGCGCGCAGGGATGCCAGGTCGGCCTCGCGGATCGCGCGGCGGACTTCCAGCAGCGTGCCCGGATGCAGGCTGAACTCGGTCAGGCCCAGTGCCAGCAGCAGCGGCGCCATGCGTGCGTCCCCCGCGATCTCGCCGCACACCGCCACCGGCACACGATGGCGTGCGCCGGTCTCGATCACCATCTGCAGCAGGCGCAGCACCGCCGGGTGCAGCGGCGAGTAGAGTTCGCCCAGTGCCTCGTTGTTGCGGTCGGCCGCGAGCAGGTACTGCACCAGGTCATTGGTGCCGATCGACAGGAAGTCGACCAGGTCGATGAAGCTCTCCAGCGCCAGAGCAGCGGCGGGTACTTCGATCATCGCCCCCAGCGGCACGTGGTCGGCCACCATGTGCCCTTCCGCGCGCAGTTGTTCGGACAGCTTGAGCATGCGCCGGCGCACGGCCAGCAGCTCTTCGCGCGTGCTGATCATGGGCACCAGCACCCGCAGCTTGCCATAGGCCGAAGCACGCAGAATCGCCCGCAGCTGGGTGTCGGCCACTTTCGGCCGTGCCAGCGACAGGCGCACGCCCCGCAGGCCAAGCGCCGGGTTCTCTTCGTTGCTCAGGGTCAGGCCGGTACGATCCGCTTTGTCCGCACCCAGATCGAGGGTGCGGATGGTCACCGGCCGCCCGCTCATGCCCAGCGCGGCGTCGCGGTAGGTCCGGAACTGTTCTTCCTCGTCCGGCAGTTCGTTGCGCTGCAGGAACAGGAATTCCGTGCGGTACAGACCCAGTCCCTGCGCGCCGAGGGCGTGGGCCTGGGTTACGTCCTCCAGCGATTCGGCGTTGGCCAGCAGGGCGATGTCGACCTGGTCGCGGGTACGGCTGGGTTTGCTGCGCAGGCGCCCGAGCTCCCGCTGCTCGCGGGCGTGTTCCTTCAGCCGTGCGCGATAGTCACGCAGGTTGTCGGCCTGCGGGTTGACGGTGATGCTGCCGTCGGCGCCATCGACGATCAGCACGTCGCCATCGGCAACGCGGCTGAGCAGCTGCGGAACGTTGACGATCAGTGGCAGGTGCAGACTGCGGGCGAGGATGGCGCTGTGCGACAGCGCGCTGCCGGCGGCGGTGACGATGCCTACGACGCCCTGTGCCTGCAGCTGTGCCAGCTCGGACGGCGCGATGTTGTCGCAGACCAGGATCTCGCCGGCCAGCCCCTTCATCACCGGCGCACGCTCCGGCTGCAGGAAGGCGTGAATGCGGCCGATCACATGATCCAGATCGTCCATGCGGCTCTTCAGGTAGGCATCGTCCATGCCATCGAAGACCTTGGCCAGGCGGTCGCGCTGCAGGCGCAGGGCGTATCCGGCGCTGTACGGGCCGCTGCGGATCAGCTCATCCAGGCCGAACAGCAGCTCCGGGTCGTCCAGCAGCAGCGCGTGCAGATCGAGGAATTCGCCTACTTCCTGGTTCAGTGCGCCGTGCAGGCGCTGCCGAAGCTCATGCATCTCCGCGCGCGCGGCATCCACGGCGTGATGCAGGCGCGTCAGCTCGGTTTCGATCTGCTGCGGTGCCACGCGCTGTTCGGCAACGTCCAGCGCATGCGGCAGGCGCACGCGTGCACGCCCCATCGCCGAACCCCGCGCAGCGCCATGACCAGCCAGCAGCTGGACCGGCCGTTGGCCGGAAGGGAGCTGGCCGGCGCGGGCACGCGGCACGATCAGCTGTCCTCGTCGAAGCGGCGTTCGAACAGGTCGACCACCGCGTCCATCGCGGCGGCTTCGTCTTCGCCACTGATGCGCACGGTGACCGGGGTGCCCTGGCCGGCAGCGAGCAGCATCACGCCCATGATGCTCTTGGCGTTGATCTCGCGGCCCTTGGCAGCCATGGTCACGTTGCACCGGAACGGTGCCAGGGTCTGCACCAGCTTGGCGGTGGCCCGGGCATGCAGGCCCAGGCGGTTGCTGACGGTGAGTTCTCGTTCAAGCATCGTCGACTATCGCTCCATTACGGGTACCCGCCGCAGCGGTGGCGGGCAGTTGATCCAGTGCCTGTTCCGGATAATTCATCACCCGCAGCAACATCGGCAGGCTCAGCGCCGACACCCGGCGAACCGGGGTCCCCAGCCGGGCCAGCTGCCCAGCAAGGTTGGCGGGGCTGGCGCCGTACAGGTCGGTCAGGATCAGCACGCCTTCTCCACCATCTACCCGCCGCAGCGCGGCCGAGGCGAGGGGGAGCAGAGCATCCAGGTCTGCGTCGAACGGTACTTCGAAAGCTTCGGTCTTCAACGGCAGCTGCCGCAGGAGCCGGGTCGCCACGCCAAGCAGGGCGGCGCCGACCCCGGGATGTGTTACGAGGAGAATGCCACAGGTCATTACTGCACGTTAACAGGTCAAGGTGAATTGGCGATAGCCGCAGATGAGGGGCACTGTGTCCCGTATTCAGCGTCCCCCGCCTGCCGGCCCATGCCGCCTCTCCGCGGGGCGGTCGGGCGCACCCCGGCCGGGCCTCTCAATCCTGCTCGCGGTGATAGGTGGCCACGTCTTCCCAGCCCATTTCGCGGGCATGCCGGGCCATCCGTTCGGCCAGATAGACCGAGCGGTGCTTGCCGCCGGTGCAGCCGAAGGCCACGGTCACGTAGCTGCGGGTGCCGTCGCCCAGCTTCGGCAGCCAGGTGTCGAGAAACCCCATCAGCTGTGCGAGGTAGCACTGCACGTCCGGCTGGGCTTCCAGGTAGTCGCGCACGCCCGGCTCGCGGCCACTGAGCGCACGCAGCTCGGGATCCCAGTGCGGATTGGGCAGCACCCGCGCATCGAAGACGAAATCCGCTTCGGCCGGCACGCCACGCTTGTAGGCGAACGATTCGAACAGCAGCGACAGGCGGGTTGCATGGTCCAGCGTGAACTCGGTGATGATCCGGCGGCGCAGCTGGTGCACGTTGAGCGCGCTGGTGTCGATGATGGCGTCGGCCTCCTGGCGCAGCGGTGCGATCAGTTCGCGCTCGCGGGCGATCGCTTCCGGCAATGACAGACCGAGCTGGCTGAGTGGATGGCGGCGACGGGTGTCGGCATAGCGCTTGAGCACCGCCTCGTCGCTGGCTTCAAAGAACAGCACCTTGGTTTCCACGCCAGCATCGGTGGCCAGTTGCCGCCAGTTGGCCAGCTGGCTCAGATCGGCCTGGCCGCGCACGTCGATGCCGACCGCCAGCCGGCGCGGCGCGGCGCCGTCATGGTGGGCCAGCAGGCTGCGCACGAAGTCCGGCAGCAGCTGGATCGGCAGGTTGTCCGAGCAGTAGTAGTCCTGGTCCTCGAACGTCTTCAGGGCGACGGATTTACCCGAGCCGGACAGGCCGCTGACGATGATCAGGGTCGGGGCGGTGGGGGCAGCGGTGCTCATGGACAGACTCTTCGAAGGCCAGGGAAATCAGGGTGTTCGCCGTTCCAGCAGGTTGCTGTGGCGCGCGATGAACATCGCGGCCGGGTCGATGCCCTTGGTCCGCAGGATATGCAGGCGGGTGGCCGCCTCGGTCAGCACGGCCAGGTTGCGGCCGGGCATCACCGGCAGCGTGATCAGCGGCACGTCCAGGTCCAGCACATGGCGGGTACCGGAATCGCCGGTCAGGCGTTCGTAGCCATGCGGAGTGGGCTCGGTCATCGGCTTGGTTAGGTGGACGATCAGCCGAAGGTACTTGTTCTTCTTTACAGCCGTGTCGCCGAACATCTCGCGCACGTTCAGCACGCCCAGGCCGCGTACTTCCAGCAGGTCCTGCAGCAGTTCCGGGCAGGTGCCGTCGAGCACGTCCGGCGCGATCTGGGTGAATTCAGGTGCATCATCTGCCACCAGGCGGTGGCCACGGCTGAGCAGTTCCAGCGCCAGCTCGCTCTTGCCCGACCCGGCTTCGCCGGTGATCAGCACGCCGATGGAGTAGATCTCCATGAACACGCCGTGCAGGATCACGCGCGGCGCCAGCGTGCGTGCCAGGTGGTAGGAAAGATGATTGAGCAGTTCGTGGCCGCGCTTGGGAGATACCCACAGCGGCGTGCCCGACTCGTCGGCGGCCGCGCGCAGGTCTTCCGGACAGGGCTGGTTGCGGGTAATCACCAGCGCCAGCGGGTGCGACTGCATGAGCTTTTCGATCGTCTCCCAGCGCTGGCGCGGTTCCAGCGCGTCCAGCCAGGACAGTTCCTCGGTGCCCAGGATCTGCACCTTGTTGGGGTAGATCGCATTGAGGTAGCCCGCCAGCGAGGGCCGGCGGGAGACGGTGTTGCCGGCCTCGAGCTCGCGCTTCTCGCCGGATTTTCCCGCCACCCAGCGCAGGCCCAGGCGTTCGCGCTGCTGTTCGAACAGTTCGCGTGCGGTGATGCTGGTATTCATGCGGCACTCGCCGGGGGCGTGAGATCCAGGGCCTGACGCAGTGCCCGCGCGTCGCCGGCGGCGCGCAGCGCCTCGCGGATGGCGGGGGCGGAGAACAGTTCGGCCAGTTCGGACAGCAGCATCAGGTGCTGATGGGTGTAGTGGGCCGGAACGGCCATCGCGAACACCAGGTCGACCGGCTCGTCGCCCCCGAAGTCGACGGGGGTCTCCAGTCGCAGCAGGGCGCCGCGTGGGCGGTCCAGGGTCGGCGCGCGGCCATGCGGAATGGCGATGCCGCAACCGATCGCGGTGCTGCCCAGCGCCTCACGCTGGCACAGGTTCAGATAGATCTGTTCGGCATTGGCCTGGCGGCAGGCCAGCAACCCGGCCGCGGCCTTGAGGACGCTGTCGCGGTCGGTGGCCGTGCAGAGCTGGGTCTGCACGGCCGCCAGGAGGTCAGTCAGGGGCATGTCTGCGGGGAACGGTGGCGATCAGCCGCCATTGTCACCCACCGGCAGCGGTGCGTGCTGCTGTTTTTTCTCCTTGTGCTTGATCACCAGGCGGTCAAGCTTGTCCGCCAGCAGGTCGATCGCGGCATACATGGTCTGGCCGCCGGCCTCGGCGTGCAGGGTCTGGCCGGGAATGTTGAGGCTGGCGTCGACATGGTGTTCGGTCTTCTGCAGCTTGAGGGTCACCCGCGCTTCGCAGTGCTGGTCGAAGTGCTTTCCGATCCGGGCCAGCTTCTCCTCTACATAGGACTGCAGGGCCGGGGTGACTTCGACGTCTTTGCCAAACGTTTCGATGCGCATCGGGTTTCTCCTGTGTTCGGATGTGCCAATGAACCTCTCCGCCGGGCGCGGCGGTGCGTCAAGCGATTCTGACCCTTTCGTGCGAGGCGGAAATGTTCATGGCTTCACGATACTTCGCCACGGTGCGTCGCGCCACTGGAATTCCCGACGATTTGAGCAGGTCAGCCAGCTTGGCGTCAGAAAGGGGCTTGCGCGGGTTTTCGTCATCGATCAGGCGCCGGATCATTGCCTGGATGGCGGTGCTGGATGCCTCACCGCCGCCTTCGGTATCGATGCCCGACGCGAAGAAGGCGCGCAGCGGCAGGGTGCCGCGTGGGGTCCGGACATGCTTGCGGGCGATCGCCCGCGAAATGGTGGATTCGTGCAGGCCCAGTTCGGCGGCGATCTCACGCAGGGTGAGCGGGCGCAGTGCCTGTTCGCCGAACTCCAGGAAGCCGGACTGCTGCAGGATCAGGCAGCGCACCACCCGCAGCAGGGTCTCGCCACGCTGCTGCAGACCTTTCAGCAGCCAGCGCGCCTCCTGCAGCTGGGCGCGCAGGTAGCCGGCGTCGGCCTCACCGCAGCGGCGGATCATCTGTTCGTAACCGCGGTGGATGACCACCTTCGGCCCGGCATGGCCGGCCAGCGCGGCGCGCCACACGCCGTTCTGCCGCCAGACGACTACGTCCGGCACCACGTAGGTGTCCTGCGACAGCGGCGCGATCTGGGTGCCCGGGCGCGGGTCCAGCGACCGCAGCAGGGCCACGGCGGTCTCGACATCGGCCAGGGGCTGCCGGAGTTCGTGCGCCAGCCCAACCACGCCGCTGCGCGGCAGCCGCTCCAGCGGCCCGGCAGCGACCTGGCGTGCCAGGGCAAGGCCAGGTGTGTCGGCCGCCAGTACGTCCAGTTGCAGCTGCAGGCATTCGCCCAAGCTGCGTGCCGCTACTCCGACCGGATCGAAGCGCTGGATCTGGTGCAGTACGGTGAGGATCTCGTCCTCGCCGGCGTGGATCGCCGGCAGCAGGGTTTCGGCGATGGTGGACAGCGGTTCGCGCAGGTAGCCATCGTCGTCCAGGGCGTCGATCAGGGCAGCCCCGATGCTGCGGTCGCGTGCGGACAGATGCGACAGGTGCAGCTGCCACAGCAGGTGGTCGGCCAGGGTCTCGGTTTCGGCCACGCGTTCGGCCGCGCTGCCGCTGTCGTCATCGTCGTCGAAGCTGCCGCCGCTGCCGGCGGTGCTCCAGTCCGGTTCCGCCGTTGCCCAGTCGTCCTCCTGGCCGGCGTCGGCGCGTTCGGGCGGGGCGTCATCGCCGTTGCCATCGTCGCCGGCAGCGGCATCGCTCTCGTTGCCTTCGGCCCAGTCCAGCAGCGGATTGCTCTCCACCGCCTGGGCGATCTCCAGTTCCAGCTCGGTGCTGGACATCTGCAGCAGCTTGATCGCCTGCTGCAGCTGGGGCGTGAGCACCAGCTGCTGTCCCAACGATGTCTGCAGCCGAGTCTTCATGCCTGTGCCGAAGAGGGGGAATGGAACCCGGCAGCTGCGGTCACAGCTTGAACGAGTCCCCAAGGTAGACGCGACGTACGTCGGCATTGTCCAGGATCGATTCCGGCGAACCCTGGGCCAGTACGGTGCCCTCGGCGAGGATATACGCGCGGTCGCAGATTCCCAAGGTCTCGCGCACGTTGTGGTCGGTGATCAGCACACCGATGCCGCGCTGCTTGAGGTGGGTGACGATGCGCTGGATCTCGCCGACCGAGATCGGATCGACACCGGCAAACGGTTCGTCGAGCAGGATCAGCCGGGGTTGCGCCGCCAGCGCGCGGGCGATTTCGCAGCGGCGGCGCTCGCCGCCGGACAGGCTGGCGCCAAGCTGTTCGGACACATGGCCCAGCTGCAGTTCGTCCAGCAGGCTGCTCAACTCGCGCTCGCGGCCCGCCGAGTCCAGATCCTCGCGCAGTTCCAGCACCAGGCGGATGTTGTCGGCCACGGTCAGCTTGCGGAACACCGAAGGCTCCTGCGGCAGGTAGCCCACGCCCTGCTTGGCACGGGTGTACATCGGATCGCCGGTGATGTCCTTGCCATCGAGCACGATGCTGCCGGCATCGGCGGCAACCAGGCCGACGATCATGTAGAAGCAGGTGGTCTTGCCGGCACCGTTGGGGCCGAGCAGGCCTACCACTTCGCCCGCTTCGAGGGTGAGCCCGAAGTCCTTGACGACCTCACGTTGCTTATAGCGCTTGCGCAGGCCCTTGGCGACGAGCATTACTTCCGGCTCCCGGCCGGCTGCGCCGGCGTGGTGGTGGCGGCAGGCGCCTTGTTCTT harbors:
- the hprK gene encoding HPr(Ser) kinase/phosphatase, with the protein product MNTSITARELFEQQRERLGLRWVAGKSGEKRELEAGNTVSRRPSLAGYLNAIYPNKVQILGTEELSWLDALEPRQRWETIEKLMQSHPLALVITRNQPCPEDLRAAADESGTPLWVSPKRGHELLNHLSYHLARTLAPRVILHGVFMEIYSIGVLITGEAGSGKSELALELLSRGHRLVADDAPEFTQIAPDVLDGTCPELLQDLLEVRGLGVLNVREMFGDTAVKKNKYLRLIVHLTKPMTEPTPHGYERLTGDSGTRHVLDLDVPLITLPVMPGRNLAVLTEAATRLHILRTKGIDPAAMFIARHSNLLERRTP
- a CDS encoding PTS sugar transporter subunit IIA; this translates as MPLTDLLAAVQTQLCTATDRDSVLKAAAGLLACRQANAEQIYLNLCQREALGSTAIGCGIAIPHGRAPTLDRPRGALLRLETPVDFGGDEPVDLVFAMAVPAHYTHQHLMLLSELAELFSAPAIREALRAAGDARALRQALDLTPPASAA
- the hpf gene encoding ribosome hibernation-promoting factor, HPF/YfiA family — encoded protein: MRIETFGKDVEVTPALQSYVEEKLARIGKHFDQHCEARVTLKLQKTEHHVDASLNIPGQTLHAEAGGQTMYAAIDLLADKLDRLVIKHKEKKQQHAPLPVGDNGG
- a CDS encoding RNA polymerase factor sigma-54; the encoded protein is MKTRLQTSLGQQLVLTPQLQQAIKLLQMSSTELELEIAQAVESNPLLDWAEGNESDAAAGDDGNGDDAPPERADAGQEDDWATAEPDWSTAGSGGSFDDDDDSGSAAERVAETETLADHLLWQLHLSHLSARDRSIGAALIDALDDDGYLREPLSTIAETLLPAIHAGEDEILTVLHQIQRFDPVGVAARSLGECLQLQLDVLAADTPGLALARQVAAGPLERLPRSGVVGLAHELRQPLADVETAVALLRSLDPRPGTQIAPLSQDTYVVPDVVVWRQNGVWRAALAGHAGPKVVIHRGYEQMIRRCGEADAGYLRAQLQEARWLLKGLQQRGETLLRVVRCLILQQSGFLEFGEQALRPLTLREIAAELGLHESTISRAIARKHVRTPRGTLPLRAFFASGIDTEGGGEASSTAIQAMIRRLIDDENPRKPLSDAKLADLLKSSGIPVARRTVAKYREAMNISASHERVRIA
- the lptB gene encoding LPS export ABC transporter ATP-binding protein translates to MLVAKGLRKRYKQREVVKDFGLTLEAGEVVGLLGPNGAGKTTCFYMIVGLVAADAGSIVLDGKDITGDPMYTRAKQGVGYLPQEPSVFRKLTVADNIRLVLELREDLDSAGRERELSSLLDELQLGHVSEQLGASLSGGERRRCEIARALAAQPRLILLDEPFAGVDPISVGEIQRIVTHLKQRGIGVLITDHNVRETLGICDRAYILAEGTVLAQGSPESILDNADVRRVYLGDSFKL